From Brassica rapa cultivar Chiifu-401-42 chromosome A06, CAAS_Brap_v3.01, whole genome shotgun sequence:
tttaatatcctAGACGTAGCTACATTTCTCAGATGTACACGAAGATAATGTTATCAAAGCCTCGACTTATTCTCATTTTCTCAATATGTGTATCCGCAAACATAAAtcggtttttttttctttgtatgcATATTCATATAGGAAAAgcattataacattttttaatatCCTAGACGTAGCTACCTTTAATATCCTAGacataacacacacacacacatatatatatatatatataataaacatatatatatatataatcttattAACTATGACAAAACTTATATGATGCAAGTAAATAAATGGGGAATCAACCCTAGAATCTAAATAAATGGGGGATATTATGTCGTCTTTGAAATTGAATATCGTCAGCCAATAATATTGGTTTCCTATATTTACTTGATTTCTTTTGCTAAGTTTACATTTGACCGTAATTTATGcaatagagaaaatataggaaACTAAGATACGCGCATCGACATAACGCAATCCGGTTAATATATGAAAGTTACTACtaatttatacaaaattttgatGACCAATTAAAAGTTATACACAAAATTTAGTGATTTTCTTTTGCCATGAATCTCACGATGAAATATATTTGATTGACTCAATTCTTGTGGCCTAAACCCATCAGTTAtgactatatatatcatactacaCTTTAATCTACGGTTGCACAACCTACAGGTTTCAACACTAGCAAAGAAAATGAGTGCCATGAATTTCATTTCTGACTTGAAACCAGAGAAGTTAATGTAGAAAATTAAGATGAAAGTCGTAAGACTTTGGAAGCAGTACTAGGATGCTGGCGGAGAGACCATTGAAATGGTTTTGGTAGATGCAAAAGTAAGTTGTTGATagtttatatattgtttaaagcTTAGACATATTATGTTTTTCAGCTGATGCTTtcgtttgttttcttttctaagGGAGATAAAATCTATGCATCgattaaaaatgatttgatttCAGAGTTTGATACTTTACTGAGACAAGGAACTTCTATGCTTATGTTTAACTTTTCCTTGACACCCTCTTGTGGTTCAACCGGGGAACCAACCATCCTTATAAGATTGGATTTCTTCCTACCACCCGTGTTCGAATATGTGAAGATCTCTCGGATCATCTCTGGGTTCCAGCGAAGAGTTCTGAAGACACTAATTGGTGAAGttgtggttttccgggtttttgttttttgaattgTTTCCTTCGAATTTGTtcctttcatattttattattccATTGCTTATGTTCAGTTTTATCTTATATTCAGaatttatattatgaaagcaATAATTGTATTGCCTATGTTTCGTTTTATCATAAATTCATAActaattttataagtttttgcTTACGTTTATAGATTTGTTTACACAAACTATACTTCAATTACACCTAACCAATAacacaagttaaaaaaaaaatttgaagcgTACCATATATAAACATGCATAATTTCGTGACATCTTTCATTATATAACATGTATTATTTGTGACTATGacttttacttttttaatatctataaattaaaagttataatcTCTTTTAGTCTATTCACTCTGCGCAGGACACGAGTTCCACCtagtattcttttatttttagtgTAAACAATTTAAAAAGTTTCTTAATCCAGTTGTTTACAAAATCGTGAAATCATCTAGGTTACGATTATACCTTTGACAAAATATTATCTTTTCAGTCTTTTTTGAAACATATCCACTTAGTACACCTGATTAttcttccatatatatatatatatactactgTAGTCTAACGACACAAACTGCACCACATTTGACAACTTTCTCAGCAAAAATGAAAGCAACAAAAAAACTTTCATACCTTTTAGAAATCAAACCTTACAGAACCAACAGGTACATTCAAGTGAAAAAGATCCACACCTGGAAGTAATTCAACGCAAACTTTGGTGAAAATCTCGAAATATATTTTGCTGCCAAAAAGGTAAACATGTCAAAATATCGTCAATGATACCATTTTCTTTAATCCTGTAAATTTCAAtctcataaaatatattatctaaaaataattatatacaaaatataaattatataactaactttaattcatgtattatttacaaaatattctATTAGAAAACttcgaaattttaaaattcaccaaaaatattagtttttttgtcataaatttatacagactcatactgaATATGTGAACCAAACCGTGAgatcttgatccatgtgaacgacgaaagacggtttcttatgtgaacgacaaaagacGGTTTCTTCCTGACACTACGTGCTAGGCTATCAGCCTTTGTATTTTGCGTCCTTagtacatagataatctctgaTTGGAGAAAAATTTATTTCCGGACcttaatatcttccaaataatttgcaaaagctggccattcttctggtttcgaaaccatcttcaccaattgaaaaCAATCTGTTGCATACGTAAACTTGAAATTGACGTAAATTTCTCATGCATTCAATTGCCTAGAATAGTGCTTCCATCTCTgcatgaagaagagagagactAGCCTAAACATTCATTGCTCCCATCAGCCCATCAAATTCTTCTAAAGTACTGAGACAACTCTGTCTGAAGAAAATATCGTTCTATTTCCAAAAACCATCTGTGAAACACTTTTCCTGGAATTGACAGTGGAGTCGTAACCTCTATGTGTGGTATGTATCTTTGTTGTTCAATATATGTGCCTCAGCCCAAAGTGTTGATTTTGTTTCTGCCAAATTAAGTGTGTCTCTAGGATCAATGTCTACATtattaaaaactttattattcattcctttccaaatataccatagtatccatgcaaactgatgatcatcCATCTACGGAAAACTCTCCAGAAGAGATGATCCAAGTTTGTGAAGAGAGAGCTTGTTGGGAAAATAGttggatttgatggtatctttgagagagcccaaacctgaagtgctggaggacattaaaaaaacatggtttattgattcctcACCGGCTCCGCATCTTGCACAACATATATCCCCCGCGCTTGCAGATTCGTCTTGGCTACTATACACCCCGTCACCAATTGCCATAGAAAATGTTTTATCTTTGGTGGGCACCGTATTTTTCAACAAAACGCCTTTAATACATCAATTGTGGGTCCAAACATTAATGGTGGTTTTTTCCTGTCTGGGTAAACCCGTTCTacctgatatcctgatttaaccgTTTATTTTCCATTgtttgtgaaatgccatccatccTTATCTACCATCTGAGTTCTGCTCAGTGGTATGCTTTCTATAATTTTcacatcatgtgggtccaccaAAGCCCGGAGTACCTGCGAATTCCAAGTTCGCGAAGTAGAATCAATGAGAGAATCCACTGTAAGGTCTGGGTAATAATTGTGTTGGTTTTTATTAGCTGGTCTCGGGGGAGTGGTTGGAAGCCATGGATCGTTCCATACATATAGATGATCCTGATtccacccttttgattagtcctttgcttaccagagatctagcaaaTATGATACTCTGCAAGCTATATGACGGAGAATACGaacgaatcggttccaggggtgaggTGTTCCTGTAATACCGACCTTTGAAAACTCGAGAAAATAAAGTGTTTGGCTTCTCTATTAGACGCCATAACTGTTTACCCAGCATCGTTGTATTGAAATCAGTGATGTCTTTGAAATCCAACTCTCCTTCATTCTTATTTACACATATTTTGTCCTATGATTTCCAGTGCATGCGTCATGTGCTTCCCCCTggactccaccagaattgtgctACTGCGGTCGTCATTTTTTTTTGCGGTAGCCTTAGGTAAACGATAGCAAAACATCACATGATTTGGTAATGTCGTAACCACTAATTTAGTGATCACTTTCTTTCCTCCTTTTGTGAAAAACTTAAAAGTCCAACCGTTGACCCTATTATTTAGCCGATCCTGCACAAAGCTAAAAACTTGTATTTTAGAGTCCACAAGATTCTCTAGTAAACCTAGGTAAGATCTCATTCCTCCAAAATTCGGGATGTCCAAAATATCTCGCAACTTCTGTCTCGCAGATTCCTCAATCTTGTGTCCAAATTGAATCGAAAacttatcaaaatttatgagTTGACATGTTACTACCTCttattcttttaaaattctCAGAATGGTTTGATACTCTTTTTTTTAAGCTTTACAAAAGAAGAGACTATCGTCTGCAAAAAGCAAATAAGATATCGATgcatattaaaatattagtaaaaattaattttaataaaaaaaatattgtttatttacagttataacaaattttttttttgaaatgtatAAAgcaatttaccaaaaaaattcaaatattcttTATCAAATAATGCATTAATTTAGTAACAAAAAGATTCAAAAGTCTTATAATCTTTCAAACTCAAAAATAGCTGTATAAATTTCCAAACTTTTCTTGACtagtataaaattttgaaaaatattccaaactcataatgataatattacaaattttacaaaaacataatataatatatgctaaagTATAATTTTTGAAATGCAACACGAAAAACAAACTATATTGTAAAAATTACAAtagtataatattttgaatcttgatttaataacaaaaatcagAAAACTTAATACTATAACATCAAAAAGCATCATATATCTATAAAAGTTACTAAAATAGTTTATAGATGCTACTAATACTATgcataaaatttaatataatagagCTGAACAACTTAAACAGAataatgtatttacttataaaattagATGCTaaggtatatatattttatacaatatGAGAACATAAATTATCCTAAACAAATATCATttctatagtataactaaaaaaattattaaaatgtattgtatgcaaattgtagaaaataaaaaaaaacagattttatACGTAAttctctatttgattatttcatattatgaatttattgtaccaaactcaaaaacatattggtatataataattattaataaaaaattaatatatacaacaaatcattatataaatgtcgaataaaaaacttaaaatatagttatacaatatataacactaaaatgtaaatcatatatttaaaatatttacgatagtatcaaaattataaatttataaaataagaaaatagctGCACAAACTTGCGGGGCAACTCTAGTTTTTAGATTAATTgtgatattgatttttttttatacaacAATTTTGATATTGATAAGGTTTTGATTTGGATTCAACCGATGAAACGGTACTGACCTTGGTTTAAAAACAGAAGAGTCATCCGGTtaatcatatatacatataaatgaCGTCATGAGCCATGTCATTACAACCCTTAAGCGCTGCCGTTTAATATTGGACCCTCCTCCCTAGCTGCGCTTCGATTCACCCGTCTCCTCTCACATCTGTTGAAGCCATAATTGTTGTTAACAGATCGATCTCGGTTGTAGTTTTTCTTCTTAGAAGAGATGCGGTCCAAGGACAAAATCTCCTACTTTTACGATGGTTCGttttctctctccctctccctccctTTTAGTTCATCAACAGTATCACCACACATTCGAAAGGTTGAATTTCTACAATTAGGTCGAAAATTCTCGGACTGGTTTAGTTTTcttgtaattattattattattttgatgtaAAGAAGAAGGGTGTTATGTggattttctgatttttgattTCTTGGTTCTTGATTGACTCTAGTACCTGTGAACTTGTCTTCTTTTAagtgtatattatatatatttagctCAAATATGGAACACTGTAACTTTCTATGAGCTGTAGCTATGTTCCATGTGCATATGAATATGTTTTAaagatttgtgatttgttttttttttttttctgagttGCAGGAGATGTAGGGAGCGTCTATTTTGGTCCGAATCACCCAATGAAACCTCACAGGCTTTGTATGACCCATCATCTTATCCTTGCCTATGGCCTCCATAGCAAGATGGAAGTTTATGTTAGTCTCTCTCATCTTTCTTGTTTCTTCATCCTTTTGGTTTAGAGTCTCACTGTTTATATGACTCAGCGTCCACACAAGGCGTACCCTATCGAGATGGCCCAGTTCCATTCTCCAGACTATGTTGAGTTCCTGCAACGAATCAACCCAGAAAATAAGGATTTGTTTCCCAACGAAATGGCTAGATGTAAGTTTTGCGTCTCCTATTGCAGATTCATTCATATGTTTAGCTGAAATTGGAGTCTCACTTTTGTTGCAGATAATTTAGGAGAGGATTGTCCTGTCTTTGAGGATATGTTTGAGTTTTGTCAAATTTATGCGGGTGCCACCATAGGTAAAAGTGTTATTGCTTGTCACTTGAGAGATTTAGAGTTACTGACAACTACTTTTGTGCTACAGATGCTGCACGCAGATTAAACAACAAACTCTGTGACATTGCGATCAACTGGGCGGGCGGGTTGCACCATGCTAAAAAATGCGATGCATCTGGTTTTTGTTACATCAACGATCTCGTGCTAGGAATCCTCGAGCTGTTGAAACACCATCCTCGAGTGCTCTACATTGATATAGATGTTCATCACGGTGATGGAGTTGAAGAGGCTTTTTACTTTACTGACAGGTACGCTCGCTCATAACcacaacttttttttgaaattttgttttatcattTACACTGATATCGAGATTTTGTTACGGCAGAGTGATGACTGTTAGCTTTCACAAGTTTGGGGATAAGTTTTTTCCAGGGACCGGCGATGTTAAggtaatttttgaattttttgaggAATGTTTTGATGAATTGTCATTTGTGTATCTTTCTTTTAATAAAGGAAATAGGAGAAAGGGAAGGGAAGTTTTACGCCATAAATGTTCCGCTCAGGGATGGTATTGATGACAGCAGTTTCAACCGTCTGTTCAGGGCTGTAAGTTCTTTAAGCCGGAAACAATCGAAGTTCTCGAATGCTTCttatgtttttgtgtgttttgatctttttctttttttttaagataatttCGAAGGTGGTTGAGATATATCAGCCAGGTGCAATAGTACTTCAGTGTGGAGCAGATTCACTAGCAAGGGATCGACTAGGATGCTTTAATCTTTCTATTGATGGTGCTCTTTCTTCTTGTAATCAAAAacctctcttttgttttttctatCTCATTGACTCTTTCACTTGGTTCTAAACGACTAGGGTTTGGGTTTCTATATATATGCAGGACATGCTGAGTGTGTTAAATTCGTCAAGAAATTCAATATTCCTTTGCTGGTATTTACCTTTCTTGGCTTGgcttatatatagagagagaatcTTAAGTTCCTTTATGATGAAGCTAGAGTTTTCGTTCATTTAGGTGACTGGAGGTGGAGGGTACACAAAGGAGAACGTAGCTCGGTGTTGGACCGTTGAGACTGGCATTCTTTTGGACACAGAACTTCCTAATGGTTAGTGAAGTTCTttcatt
This genomic window contains:
- the LOC103873661 gene encoding histone deacetylase 9, translating into MRSKDKISYFYDGDVGSVYFGPNHPMKPHRLCMTHHLILAYGLHSKMEVYRPHKAYPIEMAQFHSPDYVEFLQRINPENKDLFPNEMARYNLGEDCPVFEDMFEFCQIYAGATIDAARRLNNKLCDIAINWAGGLHHAKKCDASGFCYINDLVLGILELLKHHPRVLYIDIDVHHGDGVEEAFYFTDRVMTVSFHKFGDKFFPGTGDVKEIGEREGKFYAINVPLRDGIDDSSFNRLFRAIISKVVEIYQPGAIVLQCGADSLARDRLGCFNLSIDGHAECVKFVKKFNIPLLVTGGGGYTKENVARCWTVETGILLDTELPNEIPDNDYIKYFGPDYSLKIPGGHIENLNTKSYISTIKAQILDNLRYIQHAPSVQMQEVPPDFYIPDFDEDERNPDVRVDQRSRDKQIQRDDEYFDGDKDNDAS